A region of Clostridium acetobutylicum ATCC 824 DNA encodes the following proteins:
- a CDS encoding aspartate ammonia-lyase, translated as MDFRIESDSIGDKKVPKEVYYGVQTLRGADNFKITGLRLNEEFIKSVVQIKKAAAITNLEIGELEVNIGKAIIKACDEVIAGKFNEDFIIDPIQGGAGTSINMNANEVIANRAIEILGYEKGNYRIVHPNDHVNMGQSTNDVIPTAGKITALRLVIKNLDKLKELSNAFSEKAEQFKDVIKMGRTQLQDAVPITLGQEFSAYSAVVKRDIARIQKAQDELKVVNIGGTAVGTGINADSRYVDRIVPRLSFVSGLNLKKADDLIDGTQNLDSFASLSATIKTCALNLSKIANDLRLMSSGPRTGLGEINLPAKQNGSSIMPGKVNPVIPEVINQIAFNIAGNDVAISMAVEAGQLELNAFEPVIFYNIFESIQTLTNGVDTFIKNCILDITANEEICSEYVNNSVGIVTALCPYIGYAESAKIAKMAIKSGESIKKVVLREGVLKEKELNSIINPLKMTKPGIVGK; from the coding sequence ATGGATTTTAGGATTGAGAGTGATTCCATAGGTGATAAGAAGGTTCCTAAGGAGGTATACTATGGAGTTCAAACATTGAGAGGTGCGGATAATTTTAAAATAACAGGACTTAGGTTAAATGAAGAGTTTATAAAGAGTGTTGTTCAAATAAAAAAAGCAGCTGCAATTACTAATTTAGAAATTGGAGAGCTAGAGGTTAACATAGGAAAAGCCATAATTAAAGCCTGTGATGAGGTGATAGCTGGGAAGTTTAATGAAGACTTTATAATAGACCCTATTCAAGGTGGAGCAGGAACATCTATAAATATGAATGCCAATGAGGTTATTGCAAATAGAGCTATAGAAATTTTAGGATATGAAAAAGGAAATTATAGAATTGTACATCCAAACGATCATGTCAATATGGGACAATCAACTAATGATGTTATACCAACAGCAGGAAAGATAACTGCATTAAGACTTGTGATCAAGAATTTAGACAAACTCAAAGAATTAAGCAATGCCTTTAGTGAGAAAGCAGAACAATTCAAAGATGTAATTAAAATGGGTAGAACACAGCTTCAAGATGCTGTACCTATAACGTTGGGACAAGAATTTAGTGCTTACAGTGCGGTTGTAAAAAGAGATATCGCTAGGATTCAAAAAGCTCAAGATGAGCTGAAAGTTGTAAATATAGGTGGAACTGCGGTTGGGACAGGTATTAATGCAGATAGCAGATATGTGGATAGAATAGTTCCAAGGCTTTCTTTTGTTTCTGGATTAAATTTAAAAAAAGCTGACGATTTAATCGATGGTACACAGAATTTGGATAGCTTTGCTAGTTTATCCGCAACAATAAAAACCTGTGCTTTAAATCTATCTAAAATAGCCAATGACTTAAGGCTTATGTCTTCTGGACCAAGGACGGGGTTAGGGGAGATCAATCTTCCTGCAAAGCAAAATGGATCATCAATAATGCCTGGAAAAGTTAATCCTGTAATACCTGAAGTTATAAATCAAATAGCCTTTAATATTGCAGGAAATGATGTAGCTATTTCTATGGCTGTTGAGGCAGGGCAGCTAGAACTAAATGCTTTTGAGCCAGTTATATTTTATAATATATTTGAATCTATCCAAACTTTAACAAATGGTGTAGATACATTTATTAAAAATTGTATTCTAGATATTACTGCAAATGAAGAGATATGTAGTGAATACGTAAATAATAGTGTTGGAATAGTTACAGCACTCTGTCCTTATATAGGTTATGCAGAATCAGCAAAGATAGCGAAGATGGCTATAAAAAGTGGAGAGTCAATAAAAAAAGTAGTTTTAAGAGAAGGCGTTCTCAAGGAAAAGGAACTTAATAGTATTATTAATCCACTAAAAATGACTAAACCAGGGATTGTAGGAAAATAG
- a CDS encoding HD-GYP domain-containing protein, translated as MRLKQIENVKEGSILGKTLYDGEGRVLLTRGSVLTQAIIDKIKSINIYTIYIEDEYSEAIIEDVIKPEIRRTAIKMVRNTFYRLNKYNNKENYTGRNLYKESEQDFKSIYYIATEIIEEILSQKNVMIGLVDIKSFDDYTYQHSVNVAVISLIIGIKLKFHKYELFDLCIGALLHDVGKMFIPSEILNKKGELTEEEFKIMKEHTVRGYDYLKGLYEISVPARIISLQHHERAGGQGYPEGRSGERISILSRIVAVADVYDAMTSDRVYRRAIAPNEALEYIMANSGSKFDYKVVQAFSKSVIPYPEGSIVRLSNNEIGVVTKIHEDFPLRPEIKIIYSEDDSRVDEVINLLEQNSLVIMAIEENVPEKNRS; from the coding sequence ATGAGGTTGAAGCAAATTGAAAATGTAAAAGAGGGAAGTATTTTAGGCAAAACACTATATGATGGTGAGGGAAGAGTACTTTTGACAAGAGGAAGTGTTTTAACCCAAGCTATAATAGATAAGATAAAAAGTATTAATATATATACTATATATATAGAGGATGAATATAGTGAGGCTATAATTGAAGATGTTATAAAACCTGAGATAAGAAGAACTGCAATAAAGATGGTAAGAAATACATTTTATAGACTCAATAAGTATAATAATAAAGAAAACTATACAGGGAGAAATCTTTATAAGGAAAGTGAACAAGATTTTAAATCAATATATTACATAGCAACGGAAATAATTGAGGAAATTTTATCTCAAAAGAATGTTATGATAGGATTAGTAGATATAAAAAGTTTTGATGATTATACTTATCAGCATTCTGTAAATGTAGCTGTAATTTCGCTTATTATAGGAATTAAACTTAAGTTTCACAAATACGAATTATTTGATTTGTGTATAGGAGCACTTCTACATGATGTGGGTAAAATGTTTATTCCAAGTGAGATTTTAAATAAAAAAGGCGAATTAACTGAGGAAGAATTTAAAATAATGAAAGAACATACTGTGAGAGGATATGATTATCTTAAAGGTCTCTATGAGATATCTGTACCTGCAAGGATAATTTCTCTTCAGCACCATGAAAGAGCAGGAGGTCAAGGTTATCCAGAAGGAAGATCAGGAGAGAGAATTAGTATCCTTTCAAGGATTGTAGCTGTAGCTGATGTATATGATGCAATGACATCTGATAGGGTTTATAGAAGAGCAATTGCGCCAAATGAAGCACTAGAGTATATTATGGCTAACAGTGGAAGTAAATTCGATTATAAAGTAGTACAGGCATTTTCTAAGTCTGTTATTCCTTATCCTGAAGGGTCAATTGTAAGACTAAGTAATAATGAAATAGGTGTAGTAACAAAAATACATGAAGATTTTCCTTTAAGACCAGAAATAAAGATAATTTATAGTGAAGATGATAGCAGAGTAGATGAAGTTATAAATTTACTTGAACAAAATTCTTTGGTTATAATGGCTATTGAAGAAAATGTACCAGAGAAAAATAGAAGTTAG
- a CDS encoding aspartate kinase translates to MKIVVTKFGGSSLADSNQFKKVKGIIDSDANRKYIIPSAPGKRTNKDYKITDLLYLCNAHVKNGIPFDDVFKLISQRYTEIVSELNIDMDIAYYLEKVKKNIENGASSDYAASRGEYLNGVILAKYLNAEFIDAAEVIFFDKSGCFDEKKSYEKIKEKVLSCNKAVIPGFYGSSFNGDVKTFSRGGSDVTGSIISAGVNADLYENWTDVSGFLMADPRIVENPKTISKISYKELRELSYMGATVLHEEAIFPVKDSGIPINIKNTNKPSDPGTLILSDTHKEINLGTITGIAGKKNFTVIAIEKALLNSEVGFCRKILSILEMYGVSFEHMPSGVDSVSLVIEDCKLDGKCDKIIEEIKKQCNPDSIEIHPNMALVATVGTGMAKTKGIANKIFTALSKENVNIRMIDQGSSEINVIVGVETVDFEKAVKSIYNAFN, encoded by the coding sequence ATGAAAATCGTAGTAACAAAGTTTGGGGGCAGTTCTCTTGCCGATTCTAATCAATTTAAGAAAGTAAAAGGAATAATAGATTCAGATGCAAATCGTAAATACATAATTCCTTCTGCTCCAGGAAAGAGAACTAACAAAGACTACAAGATAACAGATTTACTTTATTTATGTAATGCTCATGTTAAAAATGGTATACCTTTTGATGACGTATTTAAACTAATTTCACAAAGGTATACAGAAATAGTGAGCGAACTTAACATAGATATGGATATAGCATATTATCTTGAAAAGGTTAAAAAAAATATTGAAAATGGGGCTTCAAGTGATTATGCTGCTAGTAGAGGAGAGTATCTTAATGGAGTGATTCTGGCTAAATATTTGAATGCCGAATTCATTGATGCAGCAGAAGTAATATTCTTCGATAAATCCGGTTGCTTTGATGAGAAGAAGAGCTATGAAAAAATAAAAGAAAAAGTTCTATCCTGTAATAAAGCTGTTATACCTGGATTTTACGGTTCCTCTTTTAATGGCGATGTTAAAACTTTTTCAAGAGGTGGCTCCGATGTTACAGGTTCTATAATTTCTGCAGGTGTAAATGCCGATTTATATGAAAATTGGACTGATGTCTCTGGTTTTTTAATGGCTGATCCTAGAATAGTAGAAAATCCAAAAACCATATCTAAAATATCTTACAAAGAACTTAGAGAATTATCCTATATGGGTGCTACTGTGCTTCACGAGGAAGCAATTTTTCCTGTGAAAGATTCAGGTATTCCAATAAATATAAAGAATACAAACAAGCCTTCTGATCCTGGAACACTCATATTAAGTGATACACATAAAGAAATTAATTTAGGTACGATAACAGGTATTGCCGGTAAAAAGAACTTTACTGTAATAGCAATAGAAAAAGCTCTTTTGAATAGTGAAGTAGGCTTTTGTAGAAAAATACTTTCAATACTTGAAATGTACGGAGTATCCTTTGAACATATGCCTTCTGGCGTTGACTCAGTTTCACTTGTAATAGAAGATTGCAAGTTAGATGGTAAATGCGATAAAATAATAGAAGAAATCAAAAAGCAGTGCAATCCAGATTCAATAGAAATTCATCCTAATATGGCCTTAGTAGCTACGGTAGGAACTGGAATGGCTAAAACAAAGGGGATAGCTAATAAAATATTTACTGCTCTTTCAAAAGAAAATGTAAATATAAGAATGATTGATCAAGGTTCAAGCGAAATAAATGTAATAGTTGGAGTAGAAACAGTTGACTTTGAAAAAGCTGTTAAATCCATATACAATGCATTTAATTAG
- a CDS encoding peptidylprolyl isomerase — protein MENKVLAVVNGQEITESDLNATINSFPEERRRQFLNPEGRKRLLDEIVSFELVYNDAKDSGIEEQEVVKAQIENARKQILTHASLDKIFSDIVVADSEVEKYYEANKEMFKDPEKVAAKHILVQTEEDALKIREEIKEGKTFEEAAAEYSSCPSKERGGDLGAFTRGQMVPEFEEAAFSQEIGEVGAPVKTQFGYHLIKVEGKIEPAQRDFPSVKDAIKNRLLQERQSMKYSWYIDQLKNKYKVEIK, from the coding sequence ATGGAAAATAAGGTTTTAGCCGTTGTTAATGGCCAAGAAATAACAGAAAGTGATTTAAATGCCACTATAAATAGTTTCCCAGAGGAAAGAAGAAGACAATTTTTAAATCCAGAAGGCAGAAAACGACTTCTTGACGAAATAGTTTCTTTTGAACTTGTTTATAATGATGCAAAAGATTCAGGAATAGAAGAACAAGAAGTAGTAAAAGCTCAAATAGAGAATGCAAGAAAACAGATTTTGACACATGCTTCTCTTGACAAAATTTTTAGTGATATTGTAGTAGCTGATTCAGAAGTAGAAAAGTATTATGAGGCTAACAAAGAAATGTTTAAAGATCCTGAAAAGGTTGCAGCTAAACATATATTGGTGCAGACAGAAGAAGACGCTTTAAAGATAAGAGAAGAAATAAAAGAAGGTAAAACATTTGAAGAGGCCGCTGCTGAGTATTCAAGTTGTCCATCAAAAGAAAGAGGCGGAGATTTAGGTGCATTTACAAGAGGTCAAATGGTACCTGAGTTTGAAGAGGCAGCTTTTTCACAAGAGATAGGAGAAGTGGGAGCACCTGTAAAAACACAGTTTGGATACCACTTAATTAAAGTTGAAGGAAAGATTGAACCGGCTCAAAGAGATTTTCCAAGTGTTAAAGATGCAATTAAAAATAGATTACTTCAAGAAAGACAAAGTATGAAATATAGTTGGTATATTGATCAATTAAAGAACAAATACAAGGTTGAAATAAAATAA
- a CDS encoding ABC transporter permease — MIIKKNHFDLDKFFICFFSIFVIIYLVILCFPIVSVVKYSGISNIISTLQNHESLSAIKLSFQTSLTSLLLTFILGTPTVFFIVLNKKHLLAKLVDLIIEIPITLPPAAAGIALLLAFGKNGLLKNLFSIYNIQLTFTPIAVIIAQFFVSSIYYIQVLETSLSAVPIEIFEASYVSGCGKVGTAIRVIIPMLKKSIISGLILTWIRSMGEFGATIVFAGNVLGKTTTMPLFIYTLMQTNIVKAAAFSLVLYIISFIILLLIKTWCSNND, encoded by the coding sequence ATGATTATAAAAAAGAATCACTTTGATTTAGACAAATTCTTTATATGCTTTTTTTCAATATTCGTAATAATATATTTAGTTATTTTATGTTTCCCTATTGTTTCTGTCGTAAAATATTCTGGAATATCTAACATAATATCCACACTTCAAAATCACGAAAGTTTATCCGCAATAAAGCTGAGTTTTCAAACTTCTTTGACATCACTGCTTCTTACTTTTATTCTTGGTACTCCAACTGTATTTTTCATAGTTCTTAATAAGAAACACCTTTTAGCAAAGTTAGTTGATTTAATTATAGAAATCCCTATCACTCTTCCGCCAGCTGCTGCTGGAATTGCACTCCTTCTCGCATTTGGTAAAAATGGCTTACTAAAAAATTTGTTTTCTATTTACAATATACAACTTACTTTTACTCCCATAGCAGTTATAATAGCTCAATTTTTTGTTTCTTCTATATACTATATACAGGTTTTGGAAACTTCTCTTTCAGCAGTCCCAATTGAAATTTTTGAAGCTTCATATGTATCAGGCTGTGGCAAAGTAGGAACAGCCATTAGAGTTATTATTCCTATGTTAAAAAAATCAATAATATCAGGATTAATTTTAACTTGGATTAGATCTATGGGCGAGTTTGGTGCAACAATTGTATTTGCTGGAAACGTACTTGGCAAAACAACAACTATGCCTCTTTTCATCTACACTTTAATGCAAACAAACATAGTTAAAGCTGCTGCTTTTTCTCTGGTGCTTTATATAATTTCCTTTATAATACTACTTTTAATTAAAACCTGGTGTTCTAACAATGATTAG
- the modA gene encoding molybdate ABC transporter substrate-binding protein, producing the protein MNMKKIITFLSISAFLVSCLSGCTAINSHSSTIKKTSVASTKKSNKRITVLAAASLTESFNEIAKDFKKDTGIDVSFDYAGSQQLETLINQGATADVFASASTKNMDDVRKSKLVSSPSIFVKNKIVVCQNKDSKKKISKLSDLGINNLSLVIADKSVPVGQYFYKSLDNSIANNSISSEDKNKILKNVKSNELNVKDVVSKVLLGESDAGVVYKTDITEQNISKLNTINLKEFESVTANYPIAVVNSSKDKNSAKSFIDYVMSNKGKKILKKYGFSMP; encoded by the coding sequence ATGAATATGAAAAAAATTATTACCTTTCTTTCAATTAGTGCATTTCTAGTTTCTTGCCTTTCGGGATGCACAGCCATTAATTCACACTCATCTACAATAAAAAAAACATCAGTGGCTTCTACAAAAAAAAGTAATAAAAGGATAACTGTTTTAGCCGCAGCTAGTCTTACTGAAAGCTTTAATGAAATTGCAAAAGACTTCAAAAAAGACACGGGAATTGATGTTTCCTTTGACTATGCAGGTAGTCAGCAACTAGAAACTCTTATCAATCAAGGTGCAACAGCTGATGTATTTGCATCTGCCAGCACAAAAAATATGGACGATGTAAGGAAGTCAAAACTTGTTTCATCCCCCTCTATTTTTGTTAAAAACAAAATTGTGGTTTGCCAAAATAAAGATAGTAAAAAGAAGATATCCAAATTATCTGATTTAGGTATTAACAATTTATCTTTAGTAATTGCAGATAAATCTGTTCCTGTCGGTCAATACTTTTATAAATCCCTTGATAATTCTATAGCCAACAATTCAATAAGTTCAGAAGATAAAAACAAAATACTAAAAAATGTTAAAAGCAATGAACTTAACGTAAAAGACGTTGTAAGTAAGGTTCTTCTCGGTGAATCAGATGCTGGTGTTGTGTACAAAACAGATATAACTGAACAAAACATATCAAAATTAAATACAATAAACTTAAAAGAGTTTGAAAGTGTTACAGCAAATTATCCAATTGCAGTTGTAAATTCTTCTAAAGATAAAAACTCCGCTAAAAGCTTTATAGACTATGTTATGTCTAATAAGGGTAAAAAGATTTTAAAAAAATATGGATTTTCAATGCCTTAG
- a CDS encoding guanine deaminase — translation MEKDINLKIFKGNLIFTKTSDKFTIMKDSYIVVIDGKIASVSSNLPDKYKGNPIIDFRNNIIIPGMNDLHAHASQYKNLGIGMDKELLPWLNNYTFPEEAKFLNVDYAKKTYGRLIKDLIKNGTTRVALFATLHKDSTIELFNMLIKSGIGAYVGKVNMDYNCPDYLTENYITSLNDTEEIILKYKDKSNIVKPIITPRFVPSCSNELMDGLGKLSYKYRLPVQSHLSENLDEIAVVKSLHKKSNFYGEVYDKFGLFGNTPTLMAHCIHSSKEEINLIKRNNVTIVHCPTSNFNLGSGMMPVRKYLNLGINVVLGSDISAGHTCSLFKVIAYAIQNSKIKWQESGKKDMFLSTSEAFYMATKKGGSFFGKVGSFEEGYDFDALVINDSNLYPEDYDLTERLERFIYLGDDRNIMKRYVCGNEIFGPKF, via the coding sequence TTGGAAAAAGACATTAATTTAAAAATCTTCAAAGGAAATTTAATATTCACAAAAACATCAGATAAATTTACTATAATGAAAGACTCTTATATAGTTGTAATAGACGGAAAAATAGCTTCCGTTTCTAGCAATCTTCCAGATAAATACAAAGGCAATCCAATAATAGATTTCAGAAATAATATTATTATACCTGGAATGAATGATCTTCATGCCCATGCTTCTCAATATAAAAATCTAGGTATTGGTATGGATAAGGAACTTCTTCCATGGCTAAATAATTATACCTTTCCAGAAGAAGCAAAATTTCTAAATGTAGATTATGCTAAAAAAACTTATGGAAGATTAATAAAAGACTTAATAAAAAACGGCACTACTAGAGTTGCACTTTTTGCTACATTGCACAAAGATTCTACAATTGAGCTTTTTAACATGCTTATAAAATCTGGAATTGGTGCCTATGTTGGTAAAGTAAATATGGATTACAATTGTCCTGATTACTTGACAGAAAACTATATTACTTCTCTAAATGATACAGAGGAGATAATTTTAAAATACAAAGATAAATCAAATATAGTAAAACCAATAATAACCCCAAGATTTGTACCAAGCTGCTCAAATGAACTCATGGATGGTTTAGGCAAACTTTCTTATAAATATAGACTTCCCGTTCAATCTCATCTTTCAGAGAATTTAGACGAAATAGCTGTAGTCAAATCTTTACATAAGAAAAGCAATTTTTATGGTGAAGTATATGATAAGTTCGGCTTATTTGGAAATACACCTACACTAATGGCTCATTGTATTCATTCATCCAAAGAAGAAATTAATTTAATTAAAAGAAATAATGTTACCATTGTGCATTGTCCAACGTCTAATTTCAATCTTGGTAGTGGAATGATGCCTGTAAGAAAATATTTAAATTTAGGTATTAATGTTGTTCTAGGTTCAGATATAAGCGCTGGACATACTTGTTCTCTATTTAAGGTTATTGCTTATGCAATACAAAATTCCAAAATAAAGTGGCAAGAATCTGGCAAAAAGGATATGTTCTTATCCACCTCTGAGGCTTTTTACATGGCTACCAAAAAAGGTGGTAGTTTTTTTGGAAAAGTAGGAAGTTTTGAAGAAGGATACGACTTTGATGCCCTAGTAATAAATGATTCAAATTTATATCCTGAAGACTATGATCTTACCGAAAGACTAGAAAGATTTATATACCTTGGAGATGACAGAAATATAATGAAGAGATATGTATGCGGTAATGAAATTTTTGGACCCAAGTTCTAA
- a CDS encoding MogA/MoaB family molybdenum cofactor biosynthesis protein → MDSIKFSILTLDYKLDRNDKELTGKIIYDYIKEKSLNVLDYSTIKEDKDAIKEKLIYLCEELKSDVVLTNGGTGFSKRDVMPEATLEVIEKQIPGFSEIIRCKTYDMTKEAILYRGISGIRNKSIIINLDGRPNYIRQSLDLIIGPLIYGVKILKESVSDSIIEKIVNCKQ, encoded by the coding sequence ATGGATTCAATAAAGTTTTCTATTCTAACGTTAGACTATAAATTAGATAGAAATGATAAAGAATTAACTGGGAAGATTATTTATGATTATATTAAAGAAAAGAGCTTAAATGTTTTAGATTATAGTACCATTAAAGAAGATAAAGATGCTATTAAGGAAAAGTTAATCTATTTATGTGAGGAGCTAAAAAGTGATGTTGTATTAACAAACGGAGGAACAGGATTTTCTAAAAGAGATGTGATGCCTGAAGCAACTCTTGAAGTTATTGAAAAACAAATACCAGGATTCTCAGAGATAATAAGATGTAAGACTTATGATATGACTAAGGAGGCTATATTATATCGTGGAATTAGTGGAATCAGAAATAAAAGTATAATAATAAATCTTGATGGGAGACCTAACTATATAAGACAAAGCCTTGATTTAATTATAGGACCTTTAATATATGGAGTTAAAATTCTGAAGGAAAGCGTTTCGGATTCTATAATAGAAAAAATAGTAAACTGCAAACAATAA
- a CDS encoding NAD-dependent protein deacylase produces MLLLDKINELKKIVAESSSIVFFGGAGVSTESNIPDFRSENGLYKTKNNFSYPPEVMLSHTFFKNHTEDFFEFYREKMIFKDAKPNAAHYSLAKIEEQGKLKAIVTQNIDGLHQLAGSKNVYELHGSIHRNYCMDCGKSFDLEYVIKSETTIPKCDKCGGIVKPDVVLYEEGLDDSIIQNSVKAISEADTLIVGGTSLVVYPAAGLIRYFKGNKLILINKSATAYDNEADLVISDSIGKVLETVI; encoded by the coding sequence ATGTTATTATTGGATAAAATTAATGAATTAAAAAAGATAGTTGCTGAAAGTTCTAGTATAGTCTTTTTTGGAGGGGCTGGAGTTTCTACGGAGAGTAATATACCTGATTTTAGATCTGAAAATGGTTTGTATAAAACTAAAAATAACTTTTCATACCCACCAGAGGTTATGTTAAGTCATACTTTTTTTAAAAATCATACAGAAGATTTTTTTGAATTTTATAGAGAAAAAATGATATTTAAAGATGCAAAACCAAATGCCGCTCATTATTCATTGGCAAAGATTGAGGAGCAAGGTAAGCTTAAAGCAATAGTAACGCAAAACATAGACGGACTTCATCAACTTGCAGGCTCTAAAAATGTATATGAGCTCCATGGTTCTATTCATAGAAATTATTGTATGGATTGTGGAAAGTCTTTCGATTTAGAGTATGTTATAAAAAGCGAAACAACTATCCCTAAATGTGATAAGTGTGGTGGAATAGTTAAACCAGATGTTGTTTTGTATGAAGAGGGATTAGATGATAGTATAATACAAAATTCAGTTAAGGCTATAAGTGAGGCAGATACTCTTATAGTAGGAGGAACGTCGCTTGTTGTATATCCAGCAGCTGGACTTATAAGATACTTTAAAGGAAATAAGTTAATTCTTATAAATAAATCAGCTACAGCTTACGATAATGAAGCAGATTTAGTTATAAGTGATAGTATAGGTAAGGTATTAGAAACTGTAATATAA
- a CDS encoding Y-family DNA polymerase — MSKVIFHVDVNSAFLSWTAVEKLKNGEDIDIRKVPSVIGGDEKSRHGVVLAKSTPAKKYGIVTGESLYHARKKCPNILVFPPRFDTYRKASESMMNLLKRFTPHIEKYSIDECFMDVTNDLRGMESVEFASIIKERIKNELGFTVNVGISTNRLLAKMASELNKPDKINTLYKHEIKDKMWPLPVGELFMVGKSMKRKLNELHIKTIGELAKYDVNILKAKFKSHGNMVWEYANGIDNSDISRYRDEIKCISNETTLSMDLTDTEKIHKILVTLCENLGQRLRDANKYCTSISVNIRTSDFRNYSHQKKLKNAVSSTRDIILYADKIFNEMWGREPIRLLGVQLSGLCSGSSVQISMFDEKTDTRNEILDKTLDSIRKKYGDNVIMRSVLLEKEEK; from the coding sequence ATGAGTAAGGTAATATTCCACGTTGATGTAAATTCAGCATTTCTTTCGTGGACTGCTGTTGAAAAACTTAAAAACGGAGAGGATATCGACATAAGAAAAGTACCATCAGTTATAGGTGGGGACGAGAAGTCAAGGCATGGAGTGGTTCTTGCAAAATCAACTCCGGCTAAAAAGTATGGGATAGTAACAGGTGAAAGCCTCTACCATGCAAGAAAGAAATGCCCTAATATACTAGTGTTTCCTCCGCGATTTGATACTTACAGAAAAGCAAGTGAAAGCATGATGAATTTACTTAAAAGATTTACACCTCATATAGAAAAGTATTCAATTGACGAGTGTTTTATGGATGTGACTAATGATTTAAGAGGAATGGAAAGCGTAGAGTTTGCGAGCATAATTAAGGAGAGAATAAAAAATGAGTTGGGGTTTACTGTTAATGTAGGAATATCTACTAATAGACTTTTAGCTAAGATGGCATCGGAACTGAATAAACCTGACAAGATAAACACATTGTATAAACATGAAATTAAAGATAAAATGTGGCCATTACCTGTTGGTGAGCTATTTATGGTTGGGAAAAGTATGAAGAGGAAGTTAAATGAACTACACATTAAAACCATTGGTGAACTTGCAAAATATGATGTTAATATTCTTAAAGCCAAGTTTAAAAGTCATGGAAATATGGTTTGGGAATATGCTAATGGAATAGATAATTCGGATATAAGTAGATACAGAGATGAAATAAAGTGCATAAGTAATGAAACAACACTATCTATGGATTTAACAGATACGGAAAAGATTCATAAAATACTAGTAACCTTATGCGAAAATTTAGGTCAAAGGCTTAGAGATGCTAACAAATACTGCACATCAATTTCTGTAAATATAAGAACTAGTGATTTTAGAAACTACTCCCATCAGAAAAAGCTAAAGAATGCTGTGAGTAGTACTAGAGATATCATACTTTATGCAGATAAGATATTTAATGAAATGTGGGGAAGAGAACCTATAAGACTTTTGGGAGTTCAGCTTTCTGGATTATGTAGTGGAAGCAGTGTTCAAATATCTATGTTTGATGAAAAAACTGATACTAGAAATGAGATTTTAGATAAGACATTAGATTCTATAAGAAAAAAATACGGTGACAATGTTATTATGAGGTCAGTTTTATTAGAAAAAGAAGAAAAATAA
- a CDS encoding ABC transporter permease, which translates to MCKLIKCELLKLKSMLGAILAFFFPLLLVSIGLLNIYTGSVKISGTSEMWNAIYVQSSSLYGGILFPVFLSALVSLQWRVEFKNNNINNILITDKSHKDIYLSKIFSTFVIAFINIILYIIIIFISVKVLLPKETVKAFIFYGPIIGLLFSLPLICIQHFLSMNFKNFALPLVIGIVLSLPNFVASCYSFSTFIPYSYICKGMFFNVKNSLNVECPIYIFILTALIFVASVSLGTKVFKNKEFR; encoded by the coding sequence ATGTGTAAACTTATCAAATGTGAATTACTAAAATTAAAATCTATGCTTGGAGCAATACTTGCGTTTTTCTTTCCTCTACTATTAGTATCTATTGGTCTTTTAAATATTTATACTGGAAGTGTTAAAATTTCTGGTACAAGTGAAATGTGGAATGCCATATACGTACAAAGTTCCTCTTTATATGGCGGAATCCTCTTCCCTGTATTTTTGTCAGCATTAGTATCTCTTCAATGGAGAGTTGAATTTAAAAATAACAATATAAATAATATTTTAATTACTGATAAATCCCATAAAGATATCTACTTAAGCAAGATATTCAGTACTTTTGTAATAGCTTTTATAAATATTATTTTGTATATTATAATCATATTTATATCTGTAAAAGTCCTTCTACCAAAAGAAACTGTAAAGGCATTTATATTTTATGGCCCTATCATAGGACTTCTATTTTCTTTGCCTCTTATATGTATTCAACATTTTTTAAGCATGAATTTTAAAAACTTTGCACTCCCATTAGTAATTGGCATAGTTTTAAGTCTTCCTAATTTCGTAGCAAGCTGCTATAGTTTTTCTACTTTTATTCCTTATTCTTATATATGTAAAGGTATGTTCTTTAACGTTAAAAATTCTCTAAATGTAGAATGTCCTATATATATATTTATACTTACAGCTTTAATATTTGTGGCTTCAGTCTCACTGGGAACAAAAGTATTCAAAAACAAAGAATTTCGTTAA